AACATGGCATCCGGGTCAAACTGATTCGGAGAAGTAGATGGCAGTACGAGGTGTATACCATCCTTTTTAAGCTGCGGATAAAGTACACCTGCCGTATCACCTGTGAACATGCCACGGCTAACGGGATCGTAGATGCTGAAGTGATGATTGGCATGCCCTGGCGAATCCAGAAACTCCAACACGCAATTCGCTCCGATCTTTAGTGTATCCCCGTCTCCACGAATCAAAATCCGCTCTTCGGGAACAGCCTCAATCGGATCAAACAATCGATCAAAATCATCATGATACACCGCTCTCGCCCCTGCGATCAGTCGGCTTGGATTAACGAGGTGACGTGCACCCTTTGGATGGACGACGATCTTTGCGTTTGGGCAATCCTTTAGAAAAAGTCCCACTCCTCCCGCATGATCCAAATGAATGTGCGTCACGATGATGTATTTTACTTGCTCCGGGGTAAAACCGAGCTTGGCGAGGCCGGTCTTGATGTATGGGACGGAGGGGCTTGGCCCTGTTTCAACCAAAGTCAGTTCTTCTTCAGCGATGACATAAGTCCCCGTGCGTTCCGCCCAGCCCATATCGAAACCGTCTATTAGATGGATGCGCTCCCCTAAGTAAATTGGCTGTGATGATTGCATGTAAATGCTCCTCCTTTTCAAAGGTCATTTTGTTGCGAGAATATTTACACTTTATCACCTATTTAGCACGCACTGGGAAAAACAACACAAATTCTTCATATTTTCATCGTATTATGAGGGTAGCAAAAACAATTTCATTACCTGGAGGGGTGCGAAATGGGTCAGCTTTTTTCTGAGTTACGACCTGAGCATGAGAAGTTTATCAAGAAGCAACGAATGTTCTTTGTTGCCTCTGCTCCTATGGATACAGATGGTCATGTGAATCTTTCACCGAAAGGGTACGATTCCTTTCGCATCATATCGCCTACCGAGGTGGCCTATTTAGACCTGACCGGAAGCGGAAACGAAACCAGTGCACATCTACAGGAAAATGGCCGGATTACTCTCATGTTTTGTGCATTTGAAGGCCCTCCTCTCATCATGCGCTTATTCGGCAAAGGAACGGTTATTCTCCCAGATTCGCCTCGGTGGGATGAGCTCGTAAAAGACTTCCCGCTTCTGCCCGGTGCTCGTCAAATCATTACCGTAAACGTACAGGAAGTAAAGACTTCTTGCGGCTGGGCTATCCCCTTCTATTCCTACTCAAAAGAACGGGACACCCTTCAGAAATGGACTTTGGCTAAAGACGAGCAGGAACTGCTTGCTTATCAAAAGGAAAACAACGTAGTAAGCATGGATGGCTTGCCAACACCACTGGGACAAAAGCTTTTTCCCGCAGTAGGTGGGGATAACGAAGCGTAAAACGCAAAGAAGCTGCCTTGCTCGCAGCTTCTTTGTTTGAAAACTCTTTACTTGCTGGTATAAATGACCACTGCATCGCGGAGAAACTCGGCTACACCTGGCTGTTCCTTGTCATAGTAAGCAGTAAAGCGCGGGTCATCGACGTACATCTGGGCAACACCTGCGTGCGCTTCTTTGCTGTAGCTGTCCCAGTAAAAACTGAGCCATTGACGGTGAAGATCTGCTGCTTTTTGCGCCAATTCATGAGCAGGATCACCTGTCGAAAAAGCCTGCGCCAATGTATCGTGCAGGTCTGCGTTCAATTTCTCCAGCGCGGCATACTGTTCTTCTGTCATGCCTTTGACCATCTGATTCGATTTTTCGATTTGGTCATTTCCGTATTTCGCTCGAATTTCTGCCCCGTACTTCTCTTCATTCTCATCAATCATCTTTTGCTTGAAGCCTTCAAATTTTTGTTTGTCACTCATCGTTTTGGTCCCCTCTCTTTGTGCTAATGTCAAATCGACATTGGCGATTAACGCATCCAATTGCGCTCGCCTTTCCAGGAGCTTCTCGCGGTGCTCCCACAGTGCTCGGTCAGCATCAAAGGTTGGTGAATCCAGGATCTCCTTGATCTCCTCCAAGCTCACACCCAGCTCGCGGTAAAAAAGGATGTGCTGCAATCGATCAACCTCTAGCTGTCCGTAAATGCGATACCCTGACGAATTGATTCTCGCCGGCTTGAGAAGGTCAATTTCATCGTAGTATCGGAGCGTCCGGGTGCTGACACCCGCCAGGAGTCCTAGCTTTTGCACCGTATATTCCATGTTCATTCCTCCTGACAAATTGATCGTACACATTTACGGACCGTCAATGTCAAACACATTTTCAGCATAAAATTGGCGTTACTCTCTATCCATAATTTGTTAAAATATAGATAACGCCATACAAAGGGGGACTTCGATGCTCTATATCATCGGTTTCATTGTAGCCGTAGTCGGTGCCGGATGGGGATTAACAGGGCTGCTTAGCCTCAAAGCCAGAGATAAACATGCCATCACGCATTACAGTGACGATGCTTATGCCCAGCAAAACTTGTTCCAAATGCACAACAACCCTAGCCAGGGAATGTAAAAATAAAAAATGGCTGCCCGCATCATGTGCATGGCAGCCACCTTTCTTTTTTACAGAGCTTGGAATGTATCAGTCAATACCGGTACGATTTGCTTCTTACGGGAGACAACGCCCTTCAAAACAGCTTTGTTGTCCACCAATGTTACTTGGTACGCTTTTTCTACCGCTTGTGTTGCGCTACCAAGAGCGATCGCAACAGAATCGTTGTTCAAGATATCCGTTACAACAAACACGAACAGGTCCAAAGCTTTTTCAGCGATGCTTGCATTCATAGCTGCTTCCAGTTCGCCTTGGCGTGCAAGTACATCATTGACATCTACTGCATTTACTTGTGCGATTTCTACTTTCGCATTGCCCATTTGGAACTCTTTTGCATCCAATGTGAGCAATTGTTCGATTGTTTTGTCGCTCAGGTCTGCCCCCGCTTTGAGCATGTCCAGACCGTATGCTTCCAGATTGACACCTGCGATTTCAGCCAGCTCATGAGCAGCCGCTACATCTTGCTCCGTGCAGGTTGGGGATTTCAACAGCAACGTATCCGAAATGATAGCAGAAAGCATCAAGCCCGCCATCTCTTTTGGAATGTCTACGCCGTTTTCTTTGTACATTTTCTTCAAAATGGTAGTCGTGCATCCAACCGGCTCGGCACGGAAGTAGAGAGGATTGCTCGTCTCAAAGTTCGCAATACGGTGATGGTCGATCACTTCTACCACTTGCACTTGCTCAATGTCATTCGCGCTTTGTTGGCGCTCATTGTGATCTACAAGGATGACTTCATTTACTTCATTTGCCACTGTTTCTACGAGGCGCGGCTCTTTTACTTGGAAGTAATTCAACACAAATGCTGTTTCGCTGCTGATTACACCGAGGCGTACAGGCTCTACATTCGCGCCCAATTTTGTTTTCAAGTCAGCGTACACAAGTGCTGAACAAATGGAATCTGTGTCTGGATTTTTATGACCGAAGATTAGTTTTTTTTCCATCATCCATACTCCTTAATCGTAATTTGGCTTCCAAATTATACCACAGCTTAGAGGATATGCCCAAGATACATTATAGGTTCAAATCGGATCATTGAAAATACGATTTTGAAGATCAATCAGAGCCTGATCTTATTGTCATCGGGGGTGATACGATCTCAGGCCCGATGCCCGTCCAAACACTTGAAATGCTGTTCCACTTGGATACACCCGTGCAATTCATCCGTGGTAACGGCGAGCGTGAAGTACTTCTCACATTTGACGGAGAGGCTCAGGCCTTGGAAATATCCGATTCTGTCCGAGAAATCACGTCATGGGTTGCAGAGCAATTGAGCCGCTCTGATCGTGACTTTCTGGCGCAACTCCCTCTTACCTATACGTTAAATCGAGAAGTTTTCGAGGACGTGCTATTCTGCCACGCCATTCCCACCAATGATGAAGATATTTTCACCCCACTCACTCCGGATGCAATTGTGGCCGCTTATTTTGAGGGGACGCTGCAACGAACAGTCATCTGTGGTCATACACATATCCAATTTGAACGTCGCCTTAACGATCTGCGTATTCTCAATGCCGGAAGTGTGGGCATGCCTTATGCCGACAAACCGGGGGCATACTGGTTATTGCTTGATGGTGACAGCTATGAGCATCGCTTTACACCCTATGATGTAGAAGCTGCTGCAAAACTTATCGCTTCTACGAACTATCCGCAAGCTCAGCAGTTTGCCGAAGAGAATGTCCGAAAAATACCTGCGGTTCAAGAAGCGATCGAATTTATAGAGGCCCTGGCACAAAAACAACGACCCGCTACTTATTAAAGAGTCGGTTGAGGAAGATAGCGGATTCGATTAATCGTCCCAGTCTACATCCAATACAGCGCCTGTCGTAGAGGAAATCTCCAAATCGACTTCCTGTCCCTTAGCCGATCTCACTTCCACTTCATACACAGAGTGATGATCGTCTTCATCCAGCTTAATAATATTGCCGTTTACTTTAGCCAACGCGATTTTTTCCGCTTGCTCTACACTGATTTTTACTGGTTGGTTTTTCCACTGGTTTTGTTTGATCTCCTTTATCATAAAAAGAACAGATGAAGGAAAAAAAAGAGAGAGATTAGAAATGGATGAGAAAATAGATGAGACCTCTCACAGCATTCATGTTTGCCGATGAGCCACAGCGTTTAACAAAAAGAGCGAGTGTTTTCTACTCGCAAAAACGGTCCATTCTGGCTGTAATTCGACGCAAATGAAGCATCCGTGCTTTTGCGTGCTTTCCGCTTTTTTCCGTATAATAAAAGCAATCGAGAGGACAACAGTCGGCTCGATGACATAGGAAAGAGAGCGTGAGAGGCAGTGTAATACATATCGTTTCTAACTACTTTCTATTTTTTCTTATATGAGAAGGAGAAACGATTTTTCGTGGAATCACCCCTTTTGAAAAACATCTTTTTTTGAATCTATTTTTTCGTAACGATGCATACAGTCATCATGTCCGTTATGACCTTGGAAGTGAAAAATCCAGCACGAATCCAATTGGCACAAGCAACACAAGCTATCTCCTCTGCCTATACGGAATCAGATAATCGGAAAATCGAGTAGGAGGGAGTGACTAACTCCCGTCCTCTCACACCACCGTACGTACCGTCCGGTATACGGCGGTTCATCAAGCTTGACGAAGAACAGAATATCGTTGTACTAAACTTTTCAGCCCTTGTTGTTGCCAGTATGCAACTCCGAGGGCTTTGTGTATTTGAGGAGTCTTTGTGGAACGCCACGCACCCTTTCGGGTGTTTGCAATTTCTATTGCTTGGACGTGTGATAAACCCAGAGAACGAAGTTCTCGATATCGGGTTTTTATTCGCTTCCACTGAGACCACAAGCAAAGTCGGAGTCTGCGCCGTATCCATTCTTCGATGGATTGTAGAATTTTCTTTGCATCTGCAAGGGCGAAATATCCAACCCATCCCATGAGATACTGGTTTAGCTTCCCAATCCTTTCATCCATAGAGATGCTCCATACCGGATTTGTGATGAAGCGGATTTTCTCTTTCAACTTCAGAAGTGATTTTGGATGAAGCCGAATCCTTGCTTGCTTTGCGTTAGTGAAACTGAAACCGAGGAACTTACGTTTCCAAGGTCGATCCACTGCACTTTTCTGCTCATTTACTTTTAGCTTAAGTACCTTCTCCAAGTAGTTTTGGATACTCTCTTTTACCCGTTCTCCCGCCCGCTTTGTTTTCACGTAGATGTTGCTATCGTCTGCATATCTACAAAAGCGATGTCCTCTCTTTTCCAGCTCTTTATCCAAGTCGTCAAGCAGGATGTTCGCCAATAACGGACTAAGCGGGCCACCTTGTGGTGTGCCTTCTACTGCCGAGAGGCAGACTCCATTGATCATGATGCCTGCTTGTAAGTATGCGCGAATAAGTTTCAACAAAGCTTTGTCTTTTACTTTTCGGGCAACCCGACTCATTAAAATATCGTGATTTACCCGGTCGAAGAATTTCTCTAAGTCCATATCTACGACAAAGCGATATCCTTCGGAAATATAAGATTGTGCCTGTCTCATAGCGTCATGCGCACTGCGATTCGGTCGGAATCCGAAACTCGATTCTGAAAAGTGGGGATCGAATATGGGAGTAAGAACTTGGAGAATGGCTTGTTGGATTAAGCGATCTATCACGGTAGGAATACCTAATAACCTTACCCCTCCGTCAGTTTTCGGGATTTCGACTCTGCGGACAGGGGAAGGTTTATAGGTTCCTTTCATAATCTGTTCTTTAATGGTTAACCAGTGTTCACGGATATAATCGCGCAGTTGTTCGGTTGAAACACTGTCGATTCCCGCCGATCCTTTGTTTCTCTCCACTCTTTCGAGCGCCACTAATAGATTTTCCCGTGATAGGACTTTCTCCAACAACTCCATGACGATACCCTTTCCTTCGCACGCATCCTTCTAGTCTTGTCGGTCAATACTCAGCCCTCTCTTGTACCCTCAGGGCTTCACCCTTATTCTCCAAGAGTAGTTCCTTACGGAATTCTGCTTCACAGTATGATCACGAAAGTGATTAGCGGATGTGTTGACTTAATGTTCAGCCCTTCCCCGTTCAAGCGTCCTTTATTTGGGTACTATGGCTTCTGCTGACTTCTGCATGTTCAGCGACTCCTTACGGAGACGGTTACCAACATTTGAAGGCACTTCATGCAGACCTCCCCAGGTAAGAGCGATAACTTTCATCCCATGTACCTGCCCAAGTTTACTGCTGTATTCCTTGGCTGTATAGGGCTTCGTCTTGTTCAGCAGACTCGCCCGAATACAACAGCCTCAAATTGGATTCGTGTACCTCAGGTCGGGACTTTGCCGCCGGCTTCCTCCAGATTCCACCTCACGGTAGACACCCTTGCCTTGAGCTAACGGTTGGTACAGCCAACCCCCGTTCGGGACTTACACCCTAGAGTTATCGCCCATGCTGGGCGCACTGAAAAAAAGCACTCTACTAATCTTGTAGAGTGCTTCTTATATGGTTACGAACCTCAGGGAGAATTTCTATTTGCCGAGATTGTTCTTAATGGCTTCCAATCCAGCAATTTCTCCCAGGAAGAACGTATCGCCCGCGAGTGTATCCATCTTGTAAACCTGGTTGTTTTTCACTGCTTTGAGGTTTTTCCAGACAGGATGATCCTTCCAGATATGAATCAACCCTTCCGGCTCTTCTGCTTTTGCCGATCGGCGGTTCTCAGCAATAAAGATATGATCGGGAGCGAGCTCACTCAACGCCTCGATTCCGATACGCCCCCCAATCTTTCCATCCTCGGGCAATCCTGCTATCGGCGTTAGTCCCACTTCCTCATAGTAAATCGGGAAGTTTTTGGGATGCATCACCGTAAAATCCTTGCCATTGGAAACGAGGAATAGCACCGTTTCTCCTTTATGTTTGTCTGCTGCTGCTTTTGCTTCGCTTTTCAGCGTCTCAAAATCGGCCAAAACTTGCTTCGCCTTATCTTCTTTGCCAATAACTTCAGCTATTTTCATCAGGCGGGTGGGTGCATCCACAGAGAAATCAATGACGATGGAATCAGCCATTTTGTTGAATTCTTCAAATCTGGAGCCTTTCCCGGTGCTTGTCATGACAATAACTTCTGGGTCCATCTCCAACAAAGTCTCCAAATTCGTTTTTCCACCCAGATCCTTCACCGTTTTCCCTTCCGCATACTTCGCAAAAATGGGTGACTTACTTTTGGTCGACTCAAAGCCTTCCGATACAATCGGAGCAAAATCTAGCACGAGGAAGTAATCGGTTCCCATGATATCGACAGAAGCGACACGCTCCGGCTTTTTCTCCAGTGTGACTTCCCCCATCGCATGCTTGATGGTTCGAGGATACACAGGGGCCTCTGTCCCTTTTGTATCGGGTTGTGATGCTCCTGCCTCAACCGTTTGCGCTTTATTGGTAGCGTTTGTGTCTGTAGTCGACTGTCCTGCTCCGCAACCCGCTACGACGGCTGTGGCTAAGATTACGGACAGAATGCCTGATAATTTCTTTTTCATATCGATTGAACTCCTTTTTTCATCCCCTGATTTCAACGTGTCTTACCCCTTTGTC
The window above is part of the Brevibacillus brevis NBRC 100599 genome. Proteins encoded here:
- a CDS encoding MBL fold metallo-hydrolase, which translates into the protein MQSSQPIYLGERIHLIDGFDMGWAERTGTYVIAEEELTLVETGPSPSVPYIKTGLAKLGFTPEQVKYIIVTHIHLDHAGGVGLFLKDCPNAKIVVHPKGARHLVNPSRLIAGARAVYHDDFDRLFDPIEAVPEERILIRGDGDTLKIGANCVLEFLDSPGHANHHFSIYDPVSRGMFTGDTAGVLYPQLKKDGIHLVLPSTSPNQFDPDAMLASLRRFEARKLNRIYFGHFGMSEQVDDVYRQIREWLPVFVAEGESTLAVGQTYADLSRKLLERVSEHLQSQGINDDHEVFGVLKLDLQVCAMGILDYLHKRG
- a CDS encoding pyridoxamine 5'-phosphate oxidase family protein codes for the protein MGQLFSELRPEHEKFIKKQRMFFVASAPMDTDGHVNLSPKGYDSFRIISPTEVAYLDLTGSGNETSAHLQENGRITLMFCAFEGPPLIMRLFGKGTVILPDSPRWDELVKDFPLLPGARQIITVNVQEVKTSCGWAIPFYSYSKERDTLQKWTLAKDEQELLAYQKENNVVSMDGLPTPLGQKLFPAVGGDNEA
- a CDS encoding MerR family transcriptional regulator, which translates into the protein MEYTVQKLGLLAGVSTRTLRYYDEIDLLKPARINSSGYRIYGQLEVDRLQHILFYRELGVSLEEIKEILDSPTFDADRALWEHREKLLERRAQLDALIANVDLTLAQREGTKTMSDKQKFEGFKQKMIDENEEKYGAEIRAKYGNDQIEKSNQMVKGMTEEQYAALEKLNADLHDTLAQAFSTGDPAHELAQKAADLHRQWLSFYWDSYSKEAHAGVAQMYVDDPRFTAYYDKEQPGVAEFLRDAVVIYTSK
- a CDS encoding manganese-dependent inorganic pyrophosphatase; the protein is MEKKLIFGHKNPDTDSICSALVYADLKTKLGANVEPVRLGVISSETAFVLNYFQVKEPRLVETVANEVNEVILVDHNERQQSANDIEQVQVVEVIDHHRIANFETSNPLYFRAEPVGCTTTILKKMYKENGVDIPKEMAGLMLSAIISDTLLLKSPTCTEQDVAAAHELAEIAGVNLEAYGLDMLKAGADLSDKTIEQLLTLDAKEFQMGNAKVEIAQVNAVDVNDVLARQGELEAAMNASIAEKALDLFVFVVTDILNNDSVAIALGSATQAVEKAYQVTLVDNKAVLKGVVSRKKQIVPVLTDTFQAL
- a CDS encoding metallophosphoesterase family protein, yielding MVIGGDTISGPMPVQTLEMLFHLDTPVQFIRGNGEREVLLTFDGEAQALEISDSVREITSWVAEQLSRSDRDFLAQLPLTYTLNREVFEDVLFCHAIPTNDEDIFTPLTPDAIVAAYFEGTLQRTVICGHTHIQFERRLNDLRILNAGSVGMPYADKPGAYWLLLDGDSYEHRFTPYDVEAAAKLIASTNYPQAQQFAEENVRKIPAVQEAIEFIEALAQKQRPATY
- a CDS encoding PepSY domain-containing protein, translating into MIKEIKQNQWKNQPVKISVEQAEKIALAKVNGNIIKLDEDDHHSVYEVEVRSAKGQEVDLEISSTTGAVLDVDWDD
- the ltrA gene encoding group II intron reverse transcriptase/maturase produces the protein MELLEKVLSRENLLVALERVERNKGSAGIDSVSTEQLRDYIREHWLTIKEQIMKGTYKPSPVRRVEIPKTDGGVRLLGIPTVIDRLIQQAILQVLTPIFDPHFSESSFGFRPNRSAHDAMRQAQSYISEGYRFVVDMDLEKFFDRVNHDILMSRVARKVKDKALLKLIRAYLQAGIMINGVCLSAVEGTPQGGPLSPLLANILLDDLDKELEKRGHRFCRYADDSNIYVKTKRAGERVKESIQNYLEKVLKLKVNEQKSAVDRPWKRKFLGFSFTNAKQARIRLHPKSLLKLKEKIRFITNPVWSISMDERIGKLNQYLMGWVGYFALADAKKILQSIEEWIRRRLRLCLWSQWKRIKTRYRELRSLGLSHVQAIEIANTRKGAWRSTKTPQIHKALGVAYWQQQGLKSLVQRYSVLRQA
- a CDS encoding ABC transporter substrate-binding protein, producing the protein MKKKLSGILSVILATAVVAGCGAGQSTTDTNATNKAQTVEAGASQPDTKGTEAPVYPRTIKHAMGEVTLEKKPERVASVDIMGTDYFLVLDFAPIVSEGFESTKSKSPIFAKYAEGKTVKDLGGKTNLETLLEMDPEVIVMTSTGKGSRFEEFNKMADSIVIDFSVDAPTRLMKIAEVIGKEDKAKQVLADFETLKSEAKAAADKHKGETVLFLVSNGKDFTVMHPKNFPIYYEEVGLTPIAGLPEDGKIGGRIGIEALSELAPDHIFIAENRRSAKAEEPEGLIHIWKDHPVWKNLKAVKNNQVYKMDTLAGDTFFLGEIAGLEAIKNNLGK